In one window of Archocentrus centrarchus isolate MPI-CPG fArcCen1 chromosome 11, fArcCen1, whole genome shotgun sequence DNA:
- the thrb gene encoding thyroid hormone receptor beta isoform X3: protein MSEPAEKCSPRWKDEAIQNGYIPSYLDKDELCVVCGDKATGYHYRCITCEGCKGFFRRTIQKNLNPTYACKYEGKCVIDKVTRNQCQECRFKKCIAVGMATDLVLDDSKRLAKRKLIEENRERRRKEELQKTVWDRLEPTQEEWDLIRMVTEAHMATNAQGNHWKQKRKFLVEEAMLLNEITCNLFYTSDQSAAGVKETKPEDIAQASMGNAPEGSKVDIEAFSQFTKIITPAITRVVDFAKKLPMFCELPCEDQIILLKGCCMEIMSLRAAVRYDPESETLTLNGEMAVTRGQLKNGGLGVVSDAIFDLGVSLSSFNLDDSEVALLQAVILLSSDRPGLTSVERIERCQEEFLLAFEHYINYRKHKVAHFWPKLLMKVTDLRMIGTCHASRFLHMKVECPTELFPPLFLEVFED from the exons ATGTCAG AGCCAGCAGAAAAATGCTCCCCCCGCTGGAAAGATGAAGCCATTCAAAATG GGTACATACCGAGTTACCTGGACAAGGATGAGCTGTGTGTAGTGTGCGGGGACAAAGCCACAGGCTACCACTATCGCTGCATTACCTGTGAAGGTTGCAAG GGATTCTTCAGGCGAACAATCCAGAAGAATCTCAATCCAACCTACGCCTGTAAGTACGAGGGAAAATGTGTTATTGACAAAGTGACCAGAAATCAGTGCCAGGAATGTCGCTTCAAGAAGTGCATTGCGGTGGGAATGGCAACAGACT TGGTGTTGGACGACAGCAAGAGGTTGGCCAAGCGGAAGCTAATAGAGGAGAACCGGGAGCGCCGTCGGAAGGAGGAACTGCAGAAGACAGTGTGGGACCGACTGGAGCCCACCCAGGAGGAGTGGGATCTCATCCGTATGGTGACTGAAGCCCATATGGCCACGAACGCCCAGGGCAACCACTGGAAGCAGAAGCGGAAATTCCTG GTCGAGGAAGCAATGCTTCTTAATGAAATAACATGTAATTTATTCTATACTTCTGACCAGAGTGCAGCGGGGGTGAAGGAAACTAAG CCTGAGGATATTGCTCAAGCATCCATGGGCAATGCACCTGAAGGAAGTAAAGTGGATATAGAAGCCTTCAGTCAGTTTACAAAAATTATCACCCCTGCCATAACCCGAGTGGTGGACTTTGCCAAAAAACTGCCTATGTTTTGTGAG CTGCCTTGTGAAGACCAGATCATCCTGTTGAAAGGCTGCTGCATGGAGATCATGTCGTTGCGAGCTGCCGTTCGCTATGATCCAGAAAGCGAGACCCTCACACTTAACGGCGAGATGGCGGTCACACGAGGTCAGCTTAAGAACGGAGGCCTGGGCGTAGTCTCAGACGCCATCTTTGACCTTGGCGTGTCGCTATCCTCCTTCAACTTGGATGACtctgaggtggctcttctacaAGCTGTTATCCTGCTTTCATCCG ATCGTCCGGGCCTAACTAGCGTGGAGCGAATCGAGCGCTGCCAAGAGGAGTTCCTGCTAGCCTTTGAACATTACATCAACTACCGCAAACACAAAGTGGCACATTTCTGGCCCAAGCTGCTAATGAAGGTGACGGACCTGCGGATGATCGGCACCTGCCACGCCAGCCGATTCCTCCACATGAAAGTGGAGTGTCCCACCGAGCTGTTCCCTCCACTCTTTCTGGAGGTCTTCGAGGACTGA
- the thrb gene encoding thyroid hormone receptor beta isoform X4: protein MSEPAEKCSPRWKDEAIQNGYIPSYLDKDELCVVCGDKATGYHYRCITCEGCKGFFRRTIQKNLNPTYACKYEGKCVIDKVTRNQCQECRFKKCIAVGMATDLVLDDSKRLAKRKLIEENRERRRKEELQKTVWDRLEPTQEEWDLIRMVTEAHMATNAQGNHWKQKRKFLSAAGVKETKPEDIAQASMGNAPEGSKVDIEAFSQFTKIITPAITRVVDFAKKLPMFCELPCEDQIILLKGCCMEIMSLRAAVRYDPESETLTLNGEMAVTRGQLKNGGLGVVSDAIFDLGVSLSSFNLDDSEVALLQAVILLSSDRPGLTSVERIERCQEEFLLAFEHYINYRKHKVAHFWPKLLMKVTDLRMIGTCHASRFLHMKVECPTELFPPLFLEVFED, encoded by the exons ATGTCAG AGCCAGCAGAAAAATGCTCCCCCCGCTGGAAAGATGAAGCCATTCAAAATG GGTACATACCGAGTTACCTGGACAAGGATGAGCTGTGTGTAGTGTGCGGGGACAAAGCCACAGGCTACCACTATCGCTGCATTACCTGTGAAGGTTGCAAG GGATTCTTCAGGCGAACAATCCAGAAGAATCTCAATCCAACCTACGCCTGTAAGTACGAGGGAAAATGTGTTATTGACAAAGTGACCAGAAATCAGTGCCAGGAATGTCGCTTCAAGAAGTGCATTGCGGTGGGAATGGCAACAGACT TGGTGTTGGACGACAGCAAGAGGTTGGCCAAGCGGAAGCTAATAGAGGAGAACCGGGAGCGCCGTCGGAAGGAGGAACTGCAGAAGACAGTGTGGGACCGACTGGAGCCCACCCAGGAGGAGTGGGATCTCATCCGTATGGTGACTGAAGCCCATATGGCCACGAACGCCCAGGGCAACCACTGGAAGCAGAAGCGGAAATTCCTG AGTGCAGCGGGGGTGAAGGAAACTAAG CCTGAGGATATTGCTCAAGCATCCATGGGCAATGCACCTGAAGGAAGTAAAGTGGATATAGAAGCCTTCAGTCAGTTTACAAAAATTATCACCCCTGCCATAACCCGAGTGGTGGACTTTGCCAAAAAACTGCCTATGTTTTGTGAG CTGCCTTGTGAAGACCAGATCATCCTGTTGAAAGGCTGCTGCATGGAGATCATGTCGTTGCGAGCTGCCGTTCGCTATGATCCAGAAAGCGAGACCCTCACACTTAACGGCGAGATGGCGGTCACACGAGGTCAGCTTAAGAACGGAGGCCTGGGCGTAGTCTCAGACGCCATCTTTGACCTTGGCGTGTCGCTATCCTCCTTCAACTTGGATGACtctgaggtggctcttctacaAGCTGTTATCCTGCTTTCATCCG ATCGTCCGGGCCTAACTAGCGTGGAGCGAATCGAGCGCTGCCAAGAGGAGTTCCTGCTAGCCTTTGAACATTACATCAACTACCGCAAACACAAAGTGGCACATTTCTGGCCCAAGCTGCTAATGAAGGTGACGGACCTGCGGATGATCGGCACCTGCCACGCCAGCCGATTCCTCCACATGAAAGTGGAGTGTCCCACCGAGCTGTTCCCTCCACTCTTTCTGGAGGTCTTCGAGGACTGA
- the thrb gene encoding thyroid hormone receptor beta isoform X1 → MNYCISDMYEMPHPGVGSYTVPGGGEHCMYPGDGSGYGNCEPQPLHHPPCMEQAWSPSQHYSCSYAAGSSVLKSEFCSMEVPLSHFHHQPLPPEYFPEIKPEFSHLRWMQGAHRKGYIPSYLDKDELCVVCGDKATGYHYRCITCEGCKGFFRRTIQKNLNPTYACKYEGKCVIDKVTRNQCQECRFKKCIAVGMATDLVLDDSKRLAKRKLIEENRERRRKEELQKTVWDRLEPTQEEWDLIRMVTEAHMATNAQGNHWKQKRKFLVEEAMLLNEITCNLFYTSDQSAAGVKETKPEDIAQASMGNAPEGSKVDIEAFSQFTKIITPAITRVVDFAKKLPMFCELPCEDQIILLKGCCMEIMSLRAAVRYDPESETLTLNGEMAVTRGQLKNGGLGVVSDAIFDLGVSLSSFNLDDSEVALLQAVILLSSDRPGLTSVERIERCQEEFLLAFEHYINYRKHKVAHFWPKLLMKVTDLRMIGTCHASRFLHMKVECPTELFPPLFLEVFED, encoded by the exons ATGAACTACTGCATTTCGGATATGTACGAGATGCCTCACCCTGGCGTTGGAAGCTACACGGTGCCGGGAGGCGGGGAACATTGCATGTACCCAGGTGATGGGTCTGGGTATGGCAACTGTGAACCTCAGCCTCTGCACCATCCACCCTGCATGGAGCAGGCTTGGTCCCCCAGCCAGCACTACTCATGTTCATATGCTGCTGGGTCTTCTGTTTTGAAGAGTGAGTTTTGCAGCATGGAGGTCCCTCTTAGTCACTTCCACCATCAGCCACTTCCACCCGAGTACTTCCCTGAGATCAAACCTGAATTTTCACACCTGCGGTGGATGCAGGGTGCACACAGGAAAG GGTACATACCGAGTTACCTGGACAAGGATGAGCTGTGTGTAGTGTGCGGGGACAAAGCCACAGGCTACCACTATCGCTGCATTACCTGTGAAGGTTGCAAG GGATTCTTCAGGCGAACAATCCAGAAGAATCTCAATCCAACCTACGCCTGTAAGTACGAGGGAAAATGTGTTATTGACAAAGTGACCAGAAATCAGTGCCAGGAATGTCGCTTCAAGAAGTGCATTGCGGTGGGAATGGCAACAGACT TGGTGTTGGACGACAGCAAGAGGTTGGCCAAGCGGAAGCTAATAGAGGAGAACCGGGAGCGCCGTCGGAAGGAGGAACTGCAGAAGACAGTGTGGGACCGACTGGAGCCCACCCAGGAGGAGTGGGATCTCATCCGTATGGTGACTGAAGCCCATATGGCCACGAACGCCCAGGGCAACCACTGGAAGCAGAAGCGGAAATTCCTG GTCGAGGAAGCAATGCTTCTTAATGAAATAACATGTAATTTATTCTATACTTCTGACCAGAGTGCAGCGGGGGTGAAGGAAACTAAG CCTGAGGATATTGCTCAAGCATCCATGGGCAATGCACCTGAAGGAAGTAAAGTGGATATAGAAGCCTTCAGTCAGTTTACAAAAATTATCACCCCTGCCATAACCCGAGTGGTGGACTTTGCCAAAAAACTGCCTATGTTTTGTGAG CTGCCTTGTGAAGACCAGATCATCCTGTTGAAAGGCTGCTGCATGGAGATCATGTCGTTGCGAGCTGCCGTTCGCTATGATCCAGAAAGCGAGACCCTCACACTTAACGGCGAGATGGCGGTCACACGAGGTCAGCTTAAGAACGGAGGCCTGGGCGTAGTCTCAGACGCCATCTTTGACCTTGGCGTGTCGCTATCCTCCTTCAACTTGGATGACtctgaggtggctcttctacaAGCTGTTATCCTGCTTTCATCCG ATCGTCCGGGCCTAACTAGCGTGGAGCGAATCGAGCGCTGCCAAGAGGAGTTCCTGCTAGCCTTTGAACATTACATCAACTACCGCAAACACAAAGTGGCACATTTCTGGCCCAAGCTGCTAATGAAGGTGACGGACCTGCGGATGATCGGCACCTGCCACGCCAGCCGATTCCTCCACATGAAAGTGGAGTGTCCCACCGAGCTGTTCCCTCCACTCTTTCTGGAGGTCTTCGAGGACTGA
- the thrb gene encoding thyroid hormone receptor beta isoform X2: protein MNYCISDMYEMPHPGVGSYTVPGGGEHCMYPGDGSGYGNCEPQPLHHPPCMEQAWSPSQHYSCSYAAGSSVLKSEFCSMEVPLSHFHHQPLPPEYFPEIKPEFSHLRWMQGAHRKGYIPSYLDKDELCVVCGDKATGYHYRCITCEGCKGFFRRTIQKNLNPTYACKYEGKCVIDKVTRNQCQECRFKKCIAVGMATDLVLDDSKRLAKRKLIEENRERRRKEELQKTVWDRLEPTQEEWDLIRMVTEAHMATNAQGNHWKQKRKFLSAAGVKETKPEDIAQASMGNAPEGSKVDIEAFSQFTKIITPAITRVVDFAKKLPMFCELPCEDQIILLKGCCMEIMSLRAAVRYDPESETLTLNGEMAVTRGQLKNGGLGVVSDAIFDLGVSLSSFNLDDSEVALLQAVILLSSDRPGLTSVERIERCQEEFLLAFEHYINYRKHKVAHFWPKLLMKVTDLRMIGTCHASRFLHMKVECPTELFPPLFLEVFED, encoded by the exons ATGAACTACTGCATTTCGGATATGTACGAGATGCCTCACCCTGGCGTTGGAAGCTACACGGTGCCGGGAGGCGGGGAACATTGCATGTACCCAGGTGATGGGTCTGGGTATGGCAACTGTGAACCTCAGCCTCTGCACCATCCACCCTGCATGGAGCAGGCTTGGTCCCCCAGCCAGCACTACTCATGTTCATATGCTGCTGGGTCTTCTGTTTTGAAGAGTGAGTTTTGCAGCATGGAGGTCCCTCTTAGTCACTTCCACCATCAGCCACTTCCACCCGAGTACTTCCCTGAGATCAAACCTGAATTTTCACACCTGCGGTGGATGCAGGGTGCACACAGGAAAG GGTACATACCGAGTTACCTGGACAAGGATGAGCTGTGTGTAGTGTGCGGGGACAAAGCCACAGGCTACCACTATCGCTGCATTACCTGTGAAGGTTGCAAG GGATTCTTCAGGCGAACAATCCAGAAGAATCTCAATCCAACCTACGCCTGTAAGTACGAGGGAAAATGTGTTATTGACAAAGTGACCAGAAATCAGTGCCAGGAATGTCGCTTCAAGAAGTGCATTGCGGTGGGAATGGCAACAGACT TGGTGTTGGACGACAGCAAGAGGTTGGCCAAGCGGAAGCTAATAGAGGAGAACCGGGAGCGCCGTCGGAAGGAGGAACTGCAGAAGACAGTGTGGGACCGACTGGAGCCCACCCAGGAGGAGTGGGATCTCATCCGTATGGTGACTGAAGCCCATATGGCCACGAACGCCCAGGGCAACCACTGGAAGCAGAAGCGGAAATTCCTG AGTGCAGCGGGGGTGAAGGAAACTAAG CCTGAGGATATTGCTCAAGCATCCATGGGCAATGCACCTGAAGGAAGTAAAGTGGATATAGAAGCCTTCAGTCAGTTTACAAAAATTATCACCCCTGCCATAACCCGAGTGGTGGACTTTGCCAAAAAACTGCCTATGTTTTGTGAG CTGCCTTGTGAAGACCAGATCATCCTGTTGAAAGGCTGCTGCATGGAGATCATGTCGTTGCGAGCTGCCGTTCGCTATGATCCAGAAAGCGAGACCCTCACACTTAACGGCGAGATGGCGGTCACACGAGGTCAGCTTAAGAACGGAGGCCTGGGCGTAGTCTCAGACGCCATCTTTGACCTTGGCGTGTCGCTATCCTCCTTCAACTTGGATGACtctgaggtggctcttctacaAGCTGTTATCCTGCTTTCATCCG ATCGTCCGGGCCTAACTAGCGTGGAGCGAATCGAGCGCTGCCAAGAGGAGTTCCTGCTAGCCTTTGAACATTACATCAACTACCGCAAACACAAAGTGGCACATTTCTGGCCCAAGCTGCTAATGAAGGTGACGGACCTGCGGATGATCGGCACCTGCCACGCCAGCCGATTCCTCCACATGAAAGTGGAGTGTCCCACCGAGCTGTTCCCTCCACTCTTTCTGGAGGTCTTCGAGGACTGA